In Rubrobacter aplysinae, a single genomic region encodes these proteins:
- a CDS encoding M48 family metallopeptidase: MSEATTGRVPEGTFRDRIAQNRRNSLLLIVSFLALVVVLGYIIGFAWTGDPAGALFGLALAIVAGTVSGLITYFGGARMVLATSGAKEVSREEAPVLHNVIEEMALAGGLSMPKVYVIEDASPNAFATGRDPEHAAVAATSGLIERLDRDELQGVMAHEMAHVGNLDIRYAMLVGVLVGTTVLISDFFLRSLWLGGGRRRGGDGNGQAQLIMMAVALLFAILAPIFARLLQMSISRQREYLADATAIRFTRNPGGLADALEKITASSKPLKTANRATAHLYIANPLKKRESAKRLFSTHPPPEERIRRLRAMQGAPAEPEAETGGAD; this comes from the coding sequence ATGTCCGAGGCAACGACAGGACGCGTACCCGAGGGTACTTTCCGGGATCGTATAGCGCAGAACCGGCGCAACAGCCTGCTCTTGATCGTCTCTTTCCTGGCCCTCGTGGTCGTGCTCGGGTACATAATAGGGTTCGCGTGGACCGGAGACCCGGCTGGCGCGCTGTTCGGCCTCGCGCTGGCGATAGTGGCCGGGACGGTCTCCGGGCTCATCACCTACTTCGGCGGGGCGCGCATGGTGCTCGCCACCTCCGGGGCGAAGGAGGTCTCGCGCGAGGAGGCCCCGGTCCTCCACAACGTGATCGAGGAGATGGCGCTCGCCGGGGGCCTCTCGATGCCGAAGGTGTACGTTATCGAGGACGCTTCTCCCAACGCCTTCGCCACCGGACGAGACCCCGAGCACGCCGCCGTCGCCGCGACGAGCGGCCTGATCGAACGCCTCGACCGCGACGAGCTGCAGGGCGTGATGGCCCACGAGATGGCCCACGTCGGCAATCTGGACATCCGCTACGCCATGCTCGTCGGGGTGCTCGTGGGCACGACGGTCCTGATCTCGGACTTCTTCCTGCGCAGCCTGTGGCTCGGCGGCGGCCGGCGGCGCGGGGGCGACGGGAACGGACAGGCCCAGCTCATAATGATGGCCGTGGCCCTGCTGTTCGCGATACTGGCCCCGATCTTCGCCCGGCTCCTGCAGATGTCCATCAGCCGTCAGCGCGAGTATCTCGCCGACGCGACCGCGATACGCTTCACCCGAAACCCCGGCGGGCTCGCCGACGCGCTGGAGAAGATCACGGCCTCCTCAAAACCCCTGAAGACCGCGAACCGCGCGACCGCCCACCTGTACATCGCAAACCCCCTGAAAAAACGGGAGAGCGCCAAACGCCTCTTCTCCACCCACCCGCCCCCCGAGGAGCGGATACGTCGCCTGCGCGCCATGCAGGGCGCTCCCGCGGAGCCCGAGGCCGAGACCGGAGGCGCGGATTAG
- a CDS encoding class I SAM-dependent methyltransferase produces MPEYDALADLYNVEYDHDYDLPLWLDLAAREPGPIIEWGAGTGRVAEPLARAGHDVTAVEISEDMAARGREKGGAEWITADMRHADPGHDFGLAVCAFNSFLCLTTPDDALAFLGNAAAHLKPGGLLGIEVSAFRPEELAAPPGGPALQHDLTRDLPDGGTLERFSVSSYDAAEQLLTMRLFYELYDSGNVMYERRSGTLEIRPTTRDELSLMLRLADFTVEAVYGGFDGEPFTAESDHLVVLARRG; encoded by the coding sequence TTGCCCGAGTACGACGCGCTGGCGGACCTCTACAACGTCGAGTACGACCACGACTACGACCTCCCGCTCTGGCTGGACCTCGCCGCCCGCGAGCCCGGACCCATCATAGAGTGGGGCGCGGGCACGGGCCGTGTGGCGGAGCCTCTAGCCCGTGCCGGTCACGACGTTACCGCCGTCGAGATCTCGGAGGATATGGCCGCCCGGGGCCGGGAGAAAGGCGGCGCGGAGTGGATCACGGCCGACATGCGCCACGCGGACCCCGGGCACGATTTCGGGCTCGCCGTCTGCGCCTTCAACTCCTTTCTGTGCCTTACCACCCCGGACGACGCGCTGGCCTTCCTCGGCAACGCGGCGGCGCACCTGAAGCCCGGCGGCCTGCTCGGTATCGAGGTATCCGCCTTCCGTCCCGAGGAACTCGCCGCCCCGCCCGGCGGCCCCGCGCTGCAGCACGACCTGACGCGGGACCTCCCGGACGGCGGCACACTCGAACGCTTCAGCGTCTCCTCCTACGACGCCGCCGAGCAGCTACTCACGATGCGGCTCTTCTACGAGCTTTACGACTCGGGTAACGTAATGTACGAGCGGAGATCCGGCACACTGGAGATACGCCCCACCACCCGCGACGAGCTGTCTCTGATGCTGCGGCTCGCAGACTTCACGGTCGAGGCGGTGTACGGCGGCTTCGACGGCGAGCCATTCACCGCCGAGAGCGATCACCTCGTAGTGCTCGCCCGGCGCGGCTAG
- a CDS encoding LemA family protein has product MGIVATIVVVVVVALVVGYAISSYNGLVKRRNQLEESWRQIDVQLKRRYDLIPNLLEGVKKYFQQEQEVLSEVTNARSRAMQPQSPRQQADSEAQLSGAIGNLFAVAENYPDLKSDRVLRDFQEELTSTENKISFARQHYNDSVGTYNTRIQSFPAVIFSRAMGFSEAEYFEAQGPERESVTVSYD; this is encoded by the coding sequence GTGGGTATAGTCGCTACTATCGTCGTGGTGGTCGTGGTGGCGCTCGTCGTCGGGTACGCCATCTCCTCGTACAACGGGCTGGTGAAGCGGCGCAACCAGCTGGAGGAGTCGTGGCGGCAGATAGACGTGCAGCTAAAGCGCCGGTACGACCTGATCCCGAACCTCCTCGAAGGCGTGAAGAAGTATTTCCAGCAGGAGCAGGAGGTGCTTTCGGAGGTGACCAACGCCCGCTCGCGGGCGATGCAGCCCCAGTCCCCGCGCCAGCAGGCCGACTCCGAGGCCCAACTCTCCGGCGCGATAGGCAACCTCTTCGCCGTCGCCGAGAACTACCCGGACCTCAAATCCGACCGGGTGCTACGGGACTTTCAGGAGGAGCTAACCTCGACGGAGAACAAGATCTCCTTCGCCCGCCAGCACTACAACGACTCCGTGGGTACCTACAACACCAGGATCCAGAGCTTCCCGGCCGTGATCTTCTCTCGTGCGATGGGCTTTTCGGAGGCCGAGTACTTCGAGGCCCAGGGACCCGAGCGCGAGTCCGTGACCGTCTCCTACGACTAG
- a CDS encoding type II secretion system protein, with amino-acid sequence MLNWFARRLAETGKDVRRDQRGFTLIELLVVVIIIGILAAIAIPTFLTQREGAQDATVESDLRSAATAAESYAADNNGTYNGLSSTELESNGASLSSGNSWGTVTGNADDFVVSISNSNGTGTWDSDADPQLTPVT; translated from the coding sequence ATGCTGAACTGGTTTGCGAGGAGGCTTGCCGAAACCGGCAAGGATGTAAGAAGGGATCAGCGCGGCTTCACCCTCATTGAGCTGCTGGTCGTCGTGATCATCATCGGGATTCTCGCTGCGATAGCGATCCCGACGTTCCTCACGCAGAGGGAAGGCGCGCAAGACGCTACCGTTGAGAGCGACTTACGGAGCGCTGCCACTGCTGCAGAGAGCTATGCAGCAGATAACAATGGTACTTATAACGGCCTTAGCTCTACTGAACTTGAGAGCAATGGTGCTTCTCTTTCTAGCGGCAACTCGTGGGGCACGGTAACCGGCAACGCAGATGACTTCGTAGTCTCGATATCTAATAGTAACGGTACTGGTACTTGGGATTCCGACGCTGATCCACAATTAACCCCAGTGACGTAG